Proteins from a single region of Halofilum ochraceum:
- a CDS encoding glycosyltransferase family 2 protein: protein MRMLSICLISYNRCERLRKTLLGLLSEFSGICDIYVLNNGSTDGTRAMLEAEFQGIEGLYVTHANDNMGVARGRERLWRVARGSFILSLDDDIEISRQVLDNMQTCAELNSSCGVVSPDILDSETGKCINRNPEKWGVQLPTFYEACFLIKKDVITAVGYFDRNLRVAGEGMDYALRMDACGFEVCRVFGVEVVHFDRERSADEQLSRRIDWGWCFAYLFFKNLNAYKAFFYTGRNCLAHIRAVFRRRIKWKWALQIALVSARGAVSGYRVRRKNRRKPASKFSSTL from the coding sequence ATGCGAATGTTGTCAATTTGCCTAATAAGTTATAACCGATGTGAACGATTAAGAAAAACGCTGTTGGGGTTGCTTAGCGAGTTTTCGGGAATCTGCGATATCTATGTTCTTAACAATGGGTCCACGGACGGAACGCGTGCGATGCTGGAGGCGGAATTCCAGGGTATCGAGGGTTTGTACGTGACGCACGCCAATGACAACATGGGCGTTGCGCGCGGTCGGGAAAGGTTATGGAGAGTCGCGCGGGGTTCATTCATTCTTTCACTAGACGATGACATTGAGATTTCGAGGCAGGTGCTCGATAACATGCAAACGTGTGCGGAATTGAATTCGTCTTGCGGCGTCGTATCGCCAGACATTCTTGATTCCGAGACTGGAAAATGTATTAACAGGAATCCGGAAAAGTGGGGGGTGCAGCTGCCGACCTTTTACGAGGCGTGTTTCCTCATAAAAAAGGATGTAATTACTGCAGTCGGCTATTTTGACCGGAACCTTCGGGTCGCCGGAGAAGGCATGGATTACGCGTTGCGGATGGATGCGTGCGGATTCGAGGTATGCAGGGTATTTGGAGTTGAGGTAGTGCACTTTGATCGGGAGAGGTCGGCTGACGAGCAACTGTCTCGACGTATTGACTGGGGGTGGTGCTTCGCGTATTTATTTTTTAAAAATCTAAATGCATACAAAGCATTCTTTTATACGGGCCGCAACTGTCTTGCCCACATACGCGCCGTATTTCGCCGAAGGATAAAGTGGAAATGGGCGCTTCAGATTGCTCTTGTTTCGGCTCGGGGGGCGGTCTCGGGGTATCGAGTGCGCAGAAAAAATAGGCGGAAGCCTGCATCGAAATTCAGTTCTACGTTGTGA
- a CDS encoding sulfotransferase family protein, which yields MTPNFFIIGAPKCGTTSLAHWLSGHPEVYMSPSKEPHYFNFDVGARYTDTWDAYKALFDDASDRFVAIGEASTHYLWSRTAVPQILQTRPDAKFIVTLRFPPDMAISLHAQECGGLEDEPCFERAWRLQGGRRNGYYLPAFSRTPSVYQYGSRCCVGSQLERLYALVPSERILVLFLEDIAVDAETEWRKILRFLRVSVYKPVDFDVRNSRRRVRSFRVKKILSALGGIKQKLGVNRSFGVLAPLYRLNTEQGAGKRDATTLSPEMRQELLDTFKSEIEKVENQVGRIPRDWREKMHALENSQECDGIGSSVV from the coding sequence GTGACGCCAAACTTTTTTATCATAGGCGCCCCAAAGTGCGGCACAACGTCATTGGCGCATTGGTTGAGTGGGCACCCTGAGGTTTACATGAGCCCGAGCAAAGAGCCGCATTATTTTAATTTTGACGTTGGTGCTCGGTATACCGACACGTGGGATGCGTACAAAGCGTTGTTTGATGACGCCAGCGATAGGTTTGTGGCAATCGGGGAGGCGTCGACGCATTATCTCTGGTCGCGGACAGCAGTTCCGCAGATTCTGCAAACTCGCCCGGATGCTAAGTTTATTGTGACTCTCCGATTCCCTCCCGATATGGCAATTTCGTTGCACGCACAGGAGTGTGGTGGATTGGAGGATGAGCCATGTTTTGAGAGAGCCTGGCGGTTGCAGGGAGGGCGAAGAAACGGATATTACTTGCCCGCGTTTTCCCGTACCCCCTCAGTGTACCAATATGGCTCCAGGTGTTGCGTGGGGAGTCAGCTGGAACGCCTTTATGCGTTGGTACCTTCGGAAAGAATACTAGTGCTTTTTCTTGAAGATATTGCTGTCGATGCGGAGACTGAGTGGCGAAAAATCCTACGGTTTCTGAGGGTTTCGGTTTATAAACCGGTCGATTTCGACGTTCGTAACTCACGGAGGCGAGTACGCTCATTCAGAGTGAAGAAGATTCTTTCGGCGCTAGGGGGGATTAAGCAAAAACTGGGCGTAAATCGAAGCTTTGGAGTATTGGCACCGTTGTACCGCTTAAATACCGAGCAGGGCGCCGGAAAGCGGGATGCCACGACGTTGTCGCCTGAAATGCGGCAAGAATTGTTGGACACATTCAAATCAGAAATTGAGAAAGTGGAGAATCAAGTGGGACGAATACCGCGGGACTGGCGTGAAAAGATGCATGCCTTGGAGAATTCACAGGAATGTGACGGAATCGGTTCGAGTGTAGTGTAA
- a CDS encoding flippase — protein sequence MIRSVLQRNGVLSQGGGFRSRLIRGGIGSLAVQVTNVGLGFVLAMTLARTLGADGYGVYAFAMAIVSILAIPAQVGVPQVVLRETAKAASNEDWSLMRGVWSWGTRAILLFSAGVLVLGFAVLYGIQGPPLSGQWGTLAIALLLVPLVALGSLRGFTLRGLGHVVLGQLPEAVIRPGGLFLAVAVVALLAPSGTLTPSLAMALNVGVVAMAFAIGARILWRARPAGLRARPSRTTHSYSWWCAAVPLALTGGLQLINSQADIVILGMFRPSEEVGIYRATVQGAGLVGFGLMAVNQVLAPNFSRLYASGEIQGLQRLLTSAVAIISALAAIPALVFVVFAEEILGIVFGQSFYAGGPALTLLALGQLANALMGPVGMLLDMTGHERSTVLGVGIAAAMNVVLNITLIPAFGMEGAAFSTAVTFLLWNTILAFIVTRKIGVRADIFVLVTRRRYQ from the coding sequence ATGATTCGTTCTGTTTTGCAACGTAACGGCGTTCTTAGCCAAGGAGGAGGGTTCCGATCGCGCCTAATTCGCGGGGGGATAGGCAGTCTAGCAGTACAGGTAACAAACGTTGGGCTCGGCTTCGTGCTCGCGATGACGCTTGCGCGCACATTGGGAGCGGATGGCTACGGTGTATACGCTTTTGCCATGGCGATAGTTTCGATTTTGGCAATCCCTGCACAAGTCGGGGTGCCGCAGGTCGTGCTGCGCGAGACAGCAAAGGCCGCTTCGAATGAGGACTGGAGCCTTATGCGCGGCGTTTGGAGTTGGGGCACACGGGCTATCCTTTTGTTCTCTGCAGGCGTTCTTGTCCTTGGCTTCGCCGTGCTCTACGGAATACAGGGGCCGCCGTTATCAGGGCAATGGGGGACATTGGCCATTGCTCTCCTATTAGTTCCATTGGTGGCACTTGGTAGTCTTCGGGGATTCACCCTTCGAGGCCTGGGCCATGTGGTGCTGGGGCAGTTACCGGAGGCGGTAATTCGGCCCGGCGGTCTATTTCTGGCCGTTGCCGTGGTCGCCCTACTTGCGCCCAGTGGGACGCTCACACCTTCGCTCGCTATGGCTCTGAATGTCGGCGTTGTCGCTATGGCTTTCGCGATTGGCGCTCGGATATTATGGCGAGCTCGCCCTGCTGGTCTCCGGGCTAGGCCAAGCCGCACGACACATTCTTATTCATGGTGGTGTGCGGCGGTGCCCCTCGCACTCACCGGCGGACTTCAGCTCATAAACAGCCAAGCGGACATTGTCATCCTCGGTATGTTCCGTCCTAGTGAAGAAGTTGGCATCTACCGGGCGACAGTACAGGGTGCGGGCCTAGTGGGCTTCGGATTGATGGCAGTAAATCAAGTTCTTGCGCCGAACTTCTCGCGCCTTTATGCAAGCGGAGAAATTCAAGGCCTCCAGCGGCTACTTACAAGCGCGGTAGCGATCATATCGGCACTTGCCGCGATTCCCGCCCTAGTATTTGTCGTGTTCGCCGAAGAAATTCTAGGCATAGTGTTCGGGCAGTCATTCTATGCAGGTGGGCCGGCTTTAACTCTTCTAGCGCTCGGCCAGTTAGCTAACGCGTTGATGGGGCCCGTGGGAATGTTGCTCGATATGACGGGGCACGAGCGCAGCACAGTGCTGGGTGTAGGGATCGCAGCTGCAATGAATGTTGTACTCAATATTACTTTAATCCCTGCATTCGGCATGGAGGGCGCGGCGTTTAGTACGGCTGTTACCTTTTTGTTATGGAATACCATTTTGGCGTTTATTGTTACTAGAAAGATTGGTGTTAGGGCGGACATATTCGTGTTAGTTACAAGAAGGAGATATCAGTGA
- a CDS encoding GDP-L-fucose synthase family protein, whose product MNKDDKIYIAGHRGMVGSAIWRRLEAEGYTNLIGRTSRELDLTNQEAVETFFAENRPDYVFLAAAKVGGIKANNDYPAEFIHQNLAIQTNVIHNAWKFGTTKLAFLGSSCIYPRDCPQPIKEESLLTGPLEPTNQPYAIAKIAGIEMCKSYRRQYGFDAISLMPTNLYGPGDNFDLETSHVLPALIRKFHEAKERGDPEVEIWGTGTPRREFLHVDDLADASLHLMRRYSALEHINVGVGTDISICELAEQILDVVGYQGELRFNTEKPDGTPLKLLDVSRLRDFGWAAGITLDNGISDTYQGYQLRSKGDGSRLQPDSSNQ is encoded by the coding sequence ATGAATAAGGACGACAAGATCTACATCGCTGGCCACCGCGGCATGGTCGGCTCCGCCATCTGGCGCCGGCTGGAGGCCGAGGGCTACACCAACCTCATCGGTCGCACCAGTCGCGAGCTGGATCTGACGAACCAGGAAGCAGTGGAGACTTTCTTCGCAGAGAACCGCCCAGACTACGTCTTCCTGGCCGCGGCGAAGGTCGGCGGCATCAAGGCGAACAACGACTACCCAGCGGAGTTCATCCACCAGAACCTCGCGATCCAGACCAACGTGATCCACAACGCGTGGAAATTCGGGACTACGAAGCTCGCGTTCCTCGGCTCATCCTGTATCTACCCAAGAGACTGCCCGCAACCGATCAAAGAGGAATCCCTCCTGACCGGGCCGCTGGAGCCCACGAATCAGCCCTACGCGATTGCCAAGATCGCCGGCATAGAGATGTGCAAATCATACCGACGCCAGTACGGTTTTGATGCGATCAGCCTCATGCCGACGAATCTCTATGGTCCTGGTGATAATTTTGACCTGGAGACCTCACATGTGCTGCCGGCGCTAATCCGCAAGTTCCACGAGGCGAAAGAGCGAGGGGATCCAGAGGTCGAAATTTGGGGAACGGGAACGCCGAGGCGGGAATTCCTCCACGTCGATGATCTGGCCGACGCCTCACTCCACCTGATGCGACGGTACTCCGCGCTGGAGCACATCAATGTGGGCGTCGGTACCGATATCTCAATCTGCGAACTCGCGGAGCAGATCTTGGATGTGGTCGGTTACCAGGGTGAACTCCGTTTCAATACGGAAAAGCCTGACGGTACGCCATTGAAACTGCTGGACGTTAGTCGCCTGCGTGACTTCGGCTGGGCTGCTGGGATTACCTTGGATAATGGTATAAGCGATACCTACCAAGGCTATCAGCTTCGGTCGAAGGGTGATGGCTCTAGGCTGCAACCTGACTCAAGCAACCAGTAA
- the gmd gene encoding GDP-mannose 4,6-dehydratase, producing the protein MDESTGHSPRPRSMSGQRPVALITGITGQDGKYLAELLLGKGYEVHGIKRRASSFNTERIDHLYQDPHDPDPQLILHYGDLTDATNLVRILQEVQPREIYNLAAQSHVAVSFETPEYTANSDALGTLRLLEAIRILGMEKTVRFYQASTSELYGKVQAVPQDETTPFYPRSPYAAAKLYAYWMVVNYREAYGLFACNGILFNHESPVRGETFVTRKITRALARISLGQQEKLFLGNLNAKRDWGHARDYVEAQWRMLQQDKPEDYVIATGEQHSVREFVETAAHELGMTIEWRGEGVDEYGIDAAIGRTVVEVDPNYFRPTEVETLLGDPSKAERELGWTPTTRFRDLVREMVAEDREDAQKFALMKRNGYEVVDRNE; encoded by the coding sequence ATGGATGAGAGCACCGGACACAGTCCGCGTCCGCGATCGATGAGCGGCCAGCGCCCGGTCGCATTGATCACGGGCATCACCGGTCAGGACGGCAAGTACCTCGCCGAGCTGCTGCTGGGCAAGGGCTACGAGGTACACGGGATCAAACGCCGCGCCTCGTCGTTCAACACCGAGCGCATCGACCACCTGTACCAGGACCCGCACGACCCGGATCCGCAGCTGATCCTGCACTACGGCGATCTGACCGACGCCACCAACCTCGTGCGCATCCTTCAGGAAGTGCAGCCGAGAGAGATCTACAACCTGGCAGCCCAGAGCCACGTGGCCGTCTCCTTCGAGACGCCCGAGTACACCGCGAACTCGGATGCGCTCGGCACCCTGCGCCTGCTCGAAGCGATCCGCATCCTCGGCATGGAGAAGACCGTGCGCTTCTACCAGGCCTCCACCTCCGAGCTCTACGGCAAGGTCCAGGCCGTGCCGCAGGATGAGACGACCCCATTCTACCCGCGCTCACCGTACGCGGCGGCCAAGCTCTATGCGTACTGGATGGTCGTGAACTACCGCGAGGCCTACGGCCTCTTCGCCTGCAACGGCATCCTGTTCAACCACGAGTCCCCGGTCCGCGGCGAGACCTTCGTAACCCGCAAGATCACACGCGCCCTCGCGCGGATCAGCCTCGGCCAGCAGGAGAAACTCTTCCTCGGGAACCTCAACGCCAAACGCGACTGGGGCCACGCCCGGGACTATGTCGAGGCACAATGGCGGATGCTCCAGCAGGACAAGCCGGAAGACTACGTCATCGCCACCGGTGAACAGCACTCCGTTAGGGAATTCGTAGAGACCGCGGCCCACGAACTCGGCATGACGATCGAGTGGCGTGGAGAAGGCGTCGACGAATACGGCATCGATGCTGCCATCGGGCGCACCGTCGTCGAGGTCGACCCGAACTACTTCCGCCCGACTGAGGTCGAGACCCTGCTGGGCGATCCGAGCAAGGCGGAACGCGAACTCGGCTGGACCCCCACGACGCGCTTCCGCGACCTGGTGCGCGAGATGGTCGCCGAGGACCGCGAAGACGCACAGAAGTTCGCCCTGATGAAACGCAACGGCTACGAGGTCGTCGACCGCAATGAATAA
- a CDS encoding glycosyltransferase, translating into MPRQIAYICDWLPPDFGAIGQYTLLDARNTAAQGHHVLLGGLSTRADNTEYEDPGDGSLKIRRLYIDTYDKSHLIHRLLWTVRANTMLVRRLWRELRHADEIHFTGSPPFILYFVWFANLFLRKRLVYRIADFHPECLMATMERVPLPLRALQRLTIVLRKRVHRFEAIGEDQRQRLIQLGIPEQRIGVVRYASPVPISPDTVPLTPPEELAGYRTLLYSGNLGVAHDYETFLEGYRRHHDQGAGRMALWLNATGPRADRLEEELRASGLPVARGHPVPLEELANLMVTPDAHLITLRDPFVGYVVPSKMYACIDSGRPILFVGSTASDVDLLCRRERADDYQQADVGDATAVFTALERLSQRCDAAAPGDAASPAADQRTTRQQHATAACANEGAKPSHG; encoded by the coding sequence ATGCCCCGCCAAATCGCCTACATCTGCGACTGGCTCCCCCCGGATTTCGGGGCCATCGGCCAATACACCCTGCTCGACGCGCGCAACACCGCGGCGCAGGGCCATCACGTCCTGCTCGGTGGCCTCTCCACCCGCGCGGACAACACCGAATACGAAGACCCGGGCGATGGTTCCCTCAAGATCCGCCGTCTCTACATCGACACCTACGACAAGTCGCACCTGATCCATCGCCTCCTGTGGACCGTGCGCGCGAACACCATGCTCGTCCGCCGCCTGTGGCGCGAACTCCGGCACGCCGACGAGATCCATTTCACCGGCAGCCCCCCGTTCATCCTGTATTTCGTGTGGTTCGCCAATCTGTTCCTGCGCAAGCGCCTCGTCTACCGCATCGCGGACTTCCACCCGGAATGCCTGATGGCCACTATGGAGCGGGTACCGCTGCCCCTGCGCGCGCTCCAGCGCCTGACCATCGTCCTGCGCAAACGCGTGCACCGCTTCGAGGCCATCGGCGAGGACCAGCGCCAGCGCCTGATCCAGCTCGGAATCCCCGAACAGCGCATCGGCGTCGTACGCTACGCCTCCCCCGTACCGATCTCCCCGGATACGGTCCCGCTAACGCCGCCGGAAGAGCTCGCCGGCTACCGCACGCTGCTGTACTCGGGCAACCTCGGTGTAGCGCACGACTACGAGACCTTCCTCGAAGGCTACCGCCGCCACCATGATCAAGGGGCAGGGCGCATGGCGCTGTGGCTCAATGCCACCGGCCCGCGCGCCGACCGCCTCGAGGAAGAACTGCGCGCCAGCGGCCTGCCGGTCGCGCGCGGCCACCCCGTTCCGCTGGAGGAACTGGCCAATCTGATGGTGACGCCCGACGCGCATCTCATTACCCTGCGCGATCCGTTCGTCGGTTACGTCGTCCCCTCGAAGATGTATGCCTGCATCGACTCCGGTCGGCCTATCCTGTTCGTGGGCAGCACGGCCTCCGATGTCGATCTCCTGTGCCGCCGCGAGCGAGCTGATGATTACCAACAGGCCGATGTCGGCGATGCGACGGCCGTCTTCACCGCCCTGGAGCGCCTGTCGCAGCGCTGTGACGCGGCCGCGCCCGGCGATGCGGCCAGTCCGGCTGCGGATCAGCGCACCACCCGGCAGCAACACGCCACTGCGGCGTGCGCCAACGAAGGAGCGAAACCGAGCCATGGATGA
- a CDS encoding low molecular weight protein-tyrosine-phosphatase: MFQSVLCVCTGNLCRSPMAAVLLADRLGADGPSVASAGTGAVVGEPAAEHARAAVAARGLDLEGHRARQVTASLLREHELVLAAEGSHVRALLRIEPAARGRVYRLGHWRDMDIADPIGRDYADFVTCLDEIAGCLEDWVGRLG; the protein is encoded by the coding sequence ATGTTTCAGTCCGTTCTCTGCGTGTGTACGGGGAATCTCTGCCGGAGTCCGATGGCGGCGGTGTTGCTGGCCGATCGGCTCGGGGCGGATGGGCCTTCCGTGGCCTCGGCCGGGACCGGTGCGGTGGTCGGGGAGCCGGCGGCTGAGCATGCGCGGGCGGCCGTTGCGGCGCGTGGGCTGGATCTGGAGGGGCACCGGGCGCGGCAGGTGACGGCATCGCTTTTGCGTGAGCATGAGCTGGTGCTGGCGGCGGAGGGTTCGCATGTGCGGGCGTTGCTGCGGATCGAGCCGGCGGCTCGGGGGCGTGTGTACCGGTTGGGGCATTGGCGGGATATGGATATTGCGGATCCGATCGGGCGGGATTATGCGGATTTCGTGACTTGCCTGGATGAGATTGCCGGGTGTCTCGAGGATTGGGTTGGTAGGTTGGGCTGA
- a CDS encoding polysaccharide biosynthesis/export family protein: MRLRGLFVALAGLVLAGCSVIPGQQVDVDGGESGAGRYTVMPIDGQLVERLAEQRSREEDAGAGVAAAEDYDYRVGPGDVLSIVVWNHPELTNPFGDAVDSASSGRLVRPDGTLFFPYVGPIDAAGLTLEDIQERLARGLESYVQQPQVNVRVREYRSKQVYVTGEVREPGMLPITDRPLTVLDAISRAGGFQQHSPNQNPYGANARRALLTRDGETRVINLRSLYRTGDGNRVLRDGDILHVPDDSDNKVFVLGEVVNQTSVRMHNGELTLAEAVAGAEGINLSTANTEQIYVIRGQPVEGEDGLRIDPRIYRLDASDATALLMADAFPMRPRDVVFVSTAEVVRWNRVIEQIAPTIRSAYQIELLNRGVSD, translated from the coding sequence GTGCGGTTGCGTGGGCTGTTTGTCGCTTTGGCGGGGCTGGTGTTGGCGGGGTGTTCGGTGATCCCGGGGCAGCAGGTCGATGTCGATGGCGGCGAGTCCGGGGCGGGCCGGTATACGGTGATGCCGATCGATGGGCAGCTCGTGGAGCGGCTTGCGGAGCAGCGCTCGCGGGAGGAAGACGCCGGCGCCGGGGTGGCGGCAGCCGAGGATTATGACTACCGCGTCGGGCCGGGCGATGTGCTCTCCATCGTGGTGTGGAACCACCCCGAACTGACCAATCCGTTCGGGGATGCGGTGGATTCCGCTTCGAGTGGGCGTCTGGTGCGGCCGGATGGGACACTGTTTTTTCCGTATGTGGGGCCGATCGATGCCGCGGGACTGACGCTGGAGGATATCCAGGAGCGCCTGGCCCGGGGCCTCGAGTCCTACGTGCAGCAGCCGCAGGTGAACGTGCGGGTACGTGAGTACCGCAGCAAGCAGGTGTATGTGACCGGCGAGGTGCGCGAGCCGGGCATGCTGCCGATTACCGACCGGCCGCTGACCGTGCTGGATGCCATCTCGCGCGCCGGCGGCTTCCAGCAGCACTCCCCGAACCAGAACCCCTATGGCGCGAATGCGCGCCGCGCCCTGCTCACCCGCGACGGTGAGACGCGCGTGATCAACCTGCGCTCGCTGTACCGCACCGGCGACGGCAACCGCGTACTGCGCGACGGCGACATCCTGCATGTGCCGGACGACAGCGATAACAAGGTGTTCGTGCTCGGCGAGGTCGTGAACCAGACCTCGGTGCGCATGCACAACGGCGAGCTGACGCTGGCCGAGGCCGTGGCGGGCGCCGAGGGCATCAACCTCTCGACGGCGAATACCGAGCAGATCTACGTGATCCGTGGGCAACCCGTGGAGGGCGAGGACGGACTGCGGATCGATCCGCGGATTTATCGCCTCGACGCCAGCGACGCGACGGCGTTGCTGATGGCCGATGCCTTCCCGATGCGCCCGCGTGACGTCGTGTTCGTCTCGACCGCGGAGGTGGTGCGCTGGAACCGCGTGATCGAGCAGATCGCGCCGACCATCCGCTCGGCGTACCAGATCGAGCTGCTGAACCGCGGGGTGTCGGACTGA
- a CDS encoding polysaccharide biosynthesis tyrosine autokinase produces MAQMDSQENARSVPSTERGIEPGGFEDEVDLRQLFEVLWSGRWWIVGITALAIVLGALYALSSPPVYQADSLLRIEEKNATLSGMEGLEQLTGGSPETAAQIRILQSRSVLGSAVDRLNLTVTAEPQQFPVLYRLLGDAGSETPAEPVFELDGYDWGGSHISMGRMNVPRDLRGKPFTLIAGEDGRYELLGPEEEPVLAGRVGNFESASVAAGEVSLFVDELVARPGTRFTVQANTRLGTIDGLRQRLSVSEQGEDTGVVELRLEGHERTRIEHTLATIADIYLRQNTERRSAEARESLNFIESQMPELRQNVEQSEQKLANYQQTQETVDLTVETEKLLEQLVELDQKISELETRRAEAMQSYGERHPVIEAIDAQLATLRQEKSQLDQRVGGLPEKQREMLSLKRELEVSTEIYTQMLTNAQELRVAKAGAVGNVRIVDEAAVADQAIAPRKGLILVLSAFLGGFGGCALVLGRRFFQRGVETPDELEQRTGLSVFAVIPHTAILRRGERRYERGSRDTAPLLTADGPQDPATEALRSLRTSLHFGLKDPGRRVLAVTSPGPQAGKSTISVNLAMLLAEIGQSVVLVDGDMRRGHIGRYIGARDGGPGLSDVLAGTHQGLDVVHPLPGTDKAGVILKGTTPPNPSELLLSDRYGELIAELREAYDWVIVDGPPIMAVTDAAIIAHEASATFLVVRAARDEAGEVADAVRRLEHGGARVTGLILNDYGARQVGRTYQTYYYRYDYKSKEQGKASA; encoded by the coding sequence ATGGCGCAGATGGACTCGCAGGAGAACGCGCGCAGCGTGCCGTCCACGGAACGGGGTATTGAGCCCGGCGGGTTTGAGGACGAGGTCGATCTGCGCCAGTTGTTCGAGGTTCTGTGGTCCGGGCGCTGGTGGATCGTGGGGATCACCGCGCTCGCGATCGTGCTGGGCGCGCTGTATGCGCTATCTTCACCGCCGGTGTATCAGGCCGACTCGCTCCTGCGCATCGAGGAGAAGAACGCCACGCTCTCCGGCATGGAGGGCCTGGAGCAGCTCACAGGCGGTTCGCCGGAGACGGCGGCGCAGATCCGCATCCTGCAATCGCGCTCGGTGCTCGGCTCGGCCGTGGACCGGCTGAACCTGACCGTGACCGCGGAGCCGCAGCAGTTCCCGGTGTTGTATCGTCTGCTCGGGGATGCCGGGTCCGAAACGCCCGCGGAGCCAGTGTTCGAGCTGGACGGCTACGACTGGGGCGGCAGCCATATCAGCATGGGGCGCATGAACGTGCCGCGCGATCTGCGGGGCAAGCCTTTCACGCTGATCGCCGGCGAGGATGGGCGCTACGAGTTGCTCGGGCCCGAGGAGGAGCCGGTGCTCGCCGGGCGCGTGGGTAACTTCGAGAGCGCCTCGGTGGCCGCGGGCGAGGTCTCACTGTTCGTGGATGAGCTCGTGGCTCGGCCGGGCACGCGCTTCACGGTGCAGGCGAACACCCGCCTCGGGACAATCGACGGCCTGCGCCAGCGGCTGTCGGTGAGCGAACAGGGCGAGGATACGGGCGTGGTGGAGCTACGCCTGGAGGGCCATGAGCGCACCCGCATCGAGCACACGCTGGCGACCATCGCGGACATCTACCTGCGCCAGAACACCGAGCGCCGCTCGGCCGAGGCGCGCGAGAGCCTGAACTTCATCGAGAGCCAGATGCCGGAGCTGCGCCAGAACGTGGAGCAGTCCGAGCAGAAACTGGCGAACTACCAGCAGACGCAGGAGACGGTCGATCTGACCGTGGAGACGGAGAAGCTGCTGGAACAGCTCGTGGAGCTGGACCAGAAGATCTCGGAACTCGAGACCCGGCGCGCCGAGGCCATGCAGAGCTACGGCGAGCGCCATCCGGTGATCGAGGCGATCGATGCCCAGCTCGCGACGCTGCGCCAGGAGAAAAGCCAGCTCGACCAGCGCGTGGGTGGCCTGCCGGAGAAGCAGCGCGAGATGCTCTCGCTGAAGCGCGAGCTGGAGGTCTCGACCGAGATCTACACCCAGATGCTCACGAACGCGCAGGAGCTGCGCGTGGCCAAGGCCGGCGCGGTGGGCAACGTGCGCATCGTCGATGAGGCGGCGGTGGCCGATCAGGCAATCGCGCCGCGCAAGGGGCTGATCCTGGTGCTGAGTGCGTTCCTGGGTGGCTTCGGCGGCTGCGCGCTCGTGCTGGGCCGGCGCTTCTTCCAGCGCGGCGTGGAAACGCCGGATGAGCTGGAGCAGCGCACCGGGCTATCGGTGTTCGCGGTGATCCCACATACGGCCATCCTGCGGCGTGGCGAGCGGCGCTATGAGCGCGGCAGCCGGGACACGGCGCCGCTGCTGACCGCGGACGGGCCGCAGGATCCGGCGACCGAGGCGCTTCGGAGTCTGCGTACGTCGCTGCATTTCGGTTTGAAGGATCCGGGGCGGCGCGTGCTGGCAGTAACCAGCCCCGGGCCCCAGGCGGGCAAATCCACGATCAGCGTGAACCTCGCCATGCTGCTGGCGGAGATCGGCCAGAGTGTGGTGCTGGTGGATGGCGATATGCGGCGCGGGCATATCGGGCGCTATATCGGCGCGCGCGATGGCGGGCCCGGGTTGTCCGATGTGCTCGCGGGCACGCACCAGGGGCTCGATGTGGTGCACCCGCTGCCCGGGACCGATAAGGCGGGCGTGATCCTGAAGGGAACGACGCCGCCGAATCCCTCGGAATTGCTGCTCTCGGACCGCTACGGGGAACTGATCGCGGAACTGCGCGAAGCCTATGACTGGGTGATCGTGGACGGGCCGCCGATCATGGCGGTGACGGATGCCGCCATTATCGCGCATGAGGCCTCGGCGACGTTCCTGGTGGTGCGGGCCGCCCGCGATGAGGCCGGCGAAGTGGCCGACGCCGTGCGCCGCCTTGAGCATGGTGGCGCGCGCGTGACAGGGTTGATCCTCAACGATTACGGCGCCCGGCAGGTGGGGCGGACGTACCAGACGTACTATTACCGGTACGATTACAAATCCAAGGAACAGGGCAAGGCGTCCGCGTAG